The following DNA comes from Seriola aureovittata isolate HTS-2021-v1 ecotype China chromosome 15, ASM2101889v1, whole genome shotgun sequence.
TAGCTGTCTAAATTAATGATTGCTCTATCATTCACAGATCTGTTGGTAACTTCTGCCAGACAAAACCTGTTGTTGGTATACATGTGAATTTATCTAAGGAAAACATGGAGAGGATGATTCATCATGTCAATGAACTACTCCGAATCAGGTAAGCAGTTAAGGCAGTTTAGGCTGGTAGTCTTGCACCAGTAGGACTGAAAGAAGAGATGTTCTGCATCCATCAATGAATGCAATGAAGTCCAAATAGTAACCTAACCCAtggttaatataaaaaaatgttgataattgcagctttaattttgcTTCCCCTCTTTATTAGGAAGGACAAAGACTTCCAGACAGTGTTTATCTTCCCAGAAGGGCATTGTTCTCACTTCATCACTGAGTTCAGCAAGCGACAAAGCAAGTTACAGTCTCTTCTAACGAAGCTGAAGGACATTGCTATTCGTCTTGACAAGGTGAATAAGGGGATAAAGATCGCCTATGTGGCAGGCAGCTCAGTGGGGGCAATTGGAAGTGTGCTTTCCATTGTTGGTTTAGCGTTAAGTCCTTTAACACTAGGAGCATCTCTACCACTGACGATGGCAGGGCTAGGGATGGGAATTGCTTGTGGTGTCAGCAGTGCAGTCACCACAAGCACGAAGATTGgagtaaacaggaaacagcagaaaaaagctGCTTGTGTCTTCCAGAGCATCAAGAAGGATGTGGAGAGTATTCAGCAATGTCTGGAGGAGGTCAAAATGGAGAAAGGTAAACCTGATGTGACTCTGGGAGTAACCAGTGTTGTGTTAAATGTTGGTAATCTGGGATACAATGTTCATAATATTGTGGAATGTGGAGCAGGAGGTGTATGTGATGTGGTTGAAATATCCGCTGATATAGGACAGGCAGTAGCCAGTGCTGGTTTAGCAGCCCGTGCTTTTCTTCTCGTCTTTGACGTCTGTTCCATCATTAAAAACTGCGTCAGTCTAGCCAAAGATGCAGAAAGTGAAGCTTCACAGCCCATCAGGGACTCAGCTGATCTTTTGCAGTCAGTGATAGATTCATGGCAGGAGATTTATGAATCCTTGATTCAAGGccagaaaacatttgaagaaaacaaAGCTATCCTAGATAAAGCATTTTATCCAGAGAATTGGGAGAACAAAgagcacagagacaaaaaatCAACtacaaatgacataaaaaacaaagaacaagcACATGTGGAAGCTAAACAAGCACATGTGAAAGTTAAACAAGCACATAAGGAAGCAGACCAAACACATGTGCAACATAAACAAGCACATGTGCAACATAAACAAGCACATGTGCAACATAAACAAGCACATATGAAAGATAAACAAGCACATATGGAAGCTAAACAAGCACATGTAAAAGCTAAACAAGCACATGTGAAAGCTAAACAAGCACACGTGGAAGCTAAACAAGCACATGTGAAAGCTAAACAAGCACATGTGGAAGATAAACAAGCACATGTGGAAGATAAACAAGCATGCCTGAAAAATAACCAAGCACATGTCAAAGAACCAGCTCAAGTGAAAGATACGAGACAGGTGCATTGTGAAAAGTTGATGCTTAAGATCTGCACTGTCTTTGTTAAACTCTTGAATCCTGTTGGACCCTGTGGTGGGTCCATCATTACAAGCTGCAATTTCTAATAGTTTAGCCCTTTCAGCAAACACTTAAGAAATCCCATTTAGCAAGATGTTTGCAGGCTAAAACTATCAAGTTGATTCATGGAtgattttgttatttaaagGCATAGCAGTTTTTGGGGTTGGGTGGAAAACACATGGTAAAACCtatgtttttgtgaaatacatAATTTTGGATAACACAGTTCTTGAACTTACATTAGGtacaaaatgaaacttaaaagCTTCTTGTCTTATTCTTCATAATTTTTTGTCAAAATGCTATTAGGTGTCTTTCTTGATAATGTGGTGAATGATTTTGCTGTAATTTTGATACTaaggatttgtttttaatttccatgtgtctttttatacatttacatttacatttatacatttattcgTTTTTTGCATTTGCTTACACACTTATTTCAGAATTTGGCTCATTGTGTCAACACACAGgccaaataagacaaaacactTGGAGCTGAACATCTCACTTCTATGTCAAAATCAAACACTGCAGTCAAAACCTGACAATCCTCTTTCTAAATGGCGTTTCTTTTACAAAACCATACACATATACACCATCTGAATGACACTTtcaaagcagcaacaacacaccaATGAACTTaacacaaaacactgctgtctttacaactttaatttttttcatccatATTATGGATGCTACTCTGTAGCGACTTAGCTTGGTCTGGACCCTCTGCTCAGCCTCCCCCAGTGTCAAGCCATGATTTCTGAGTGGCCCTATTGTCATCTAAAATATGTTTGTCTATTGCCTGATCTTCTTTGTTCTGGCCCTcgtcctccacttcctccctgtcttcctcttcctctaacTTTCACACCTGAGGTCTTTCTGTAGCACTAAGGCTCAGACTGATTGGTGTTCAATTTCAGCataagtgtttttaagtgtgtatgtgtgtggtgcaaAACTCAGATGTGTTTTGCAGTTTGAAAAAGAAGTGTTTCCTAATGACTGTGAGATCTTGAGATCTTGAGATCTAAGTATCTAATGTAAGAAAAAGTGTGTAGAGTTAGGAATAAAAAATTATGTAACATGGTTATGATGGAATTATTATGGTTGAGTCTGTTTCTATGAACTAAAAAGTGGCCAGAGTGGTCATGCACCCATGAAGGGAGAGACAGGGAACAGAAACCCACAGTGATGAATCTGACCTTGTCACCTCCGCCCACTCCTTCTGAAAAAGAATCAAACAACTCCGAATACAGAAGCAGGGAGCGTAGGTTTTTCTCTCTAGGGGCAGTCAGATCAGAAGAAGGAGGCACTGTGCCAAGAGGCTGGGACCAGCCTGTGCACCAAAGAAGGGAGAGCTGAGTCTAAACCACGGCTTCTCCCCAGCTTTTTGACCAATCAGAtagttacaaaaatatatacaaaactCTATGTAACTGCTAAGATAGACACTCTTCTCTGGGATGTTGGCCACGGCTAACTGCTTGcagactgtggttttcagatCGGAGGAGATCCATGTACATGCTGATTTTGATTCTCtaatagcaaataaatattgGTTTCAATGGATGACTTCGAGTGGAGAACTCttattgcaaataaacaaatgcgCTGACAATAGTGTTTTTTCAAGTGTGTGTTGtagaactgaaaacaaagtgtaaagtagaaaatgtgtttgtacttttGGCATGGGTTCAAAGGTTAAGGTTTTGATGCTTTGGTCTAAGCATTCACTTTTAGTGTTTTAGCAATTGCAAAAAAAACTGTAAGTTCATCAgttttgttgctgctttgaaAGTGTAAttcagctggtgtgtgtgtgtgtgtgtgtgcgtgcgtgtgtgtgtgtgtgtgtgtgtgtgtgtgtgtgtgtgtgtgtgtgtgtgtgtgtttgttaaagaAATGCCATTTTGAAAGAGGAATGTCAGGTTTtgactgcagtgtttcattttgacataGAAGTGAGAAGTTCAGCTCCAagtgttttgtcttatttggcTTGTGTGTTGAGTTTTGACACCAATCTTCCAGCCCCACCTATTTCACGTAGATGAGTGAATGTCACTTTGTTGTGTGACAATTGCAACTGTCTCCTCTTATCTTCTTGTGTGGGAAAAATTACTcctttaacattaatatttgttTGTGGAGTCAAGAGTAATTTGCAACACATTGTCGATCTTCACACTCAACAGGTGTATAATAATGTAAGTTAGAAGAACAGAAAACTGTGAATGCATACATGTGTGCTTATATATGTGTGCTTGTCAttgaacattttgcatttattgttgCACTCTGTcgctcctcttttctttgtcacatttttctggTTTTACCATAGGTGGAGCAACCTTTCCAACACTGTTGTTAGTCATGTAGCATAGCTACAGGTCAACCCACACACAATGCTTGTGAAGAAAGGATGTGGTATGAAACTCATACACACTCAACACTCTGAAATCTGGCTGGAATTCAGGTCTTTTTACCTAAATAATATGGTAGAgctatgaataaataaaaatgcaaaaagaaaaacccttttcttctttccttctcaattaatcatctcataacccctcagatttatctaaTGACCCTCAAAAGGGCCAAACCATGAGCATGAGCATGAGCAAGTGCCATCAGTTCAAATATGGTAAAAACGACTCAATCTTTTGATACTTAATcttaaaaaagtattttaataaaaatgtgactCTTTCTTGTAATAgtgaattttaacattttgatatatatgtaatgtaaaCGTTTGTCCACCTGTTTCTCAGGGAGGCGATGAAAATAATAACTGGGATCTGGGTGTTTATGTTTCCGGGTCACCCTGCAGGGGGCAGTAGTGAGTAGTAGTCTGACATTTGGGTGTTAAACTTGAAAGGAAGCGCGAGAACCACCAAACAAGCGAAATACTTCCGAGGGCAAAAACATGGCGGCTCAAACCGGGTTGTCAGCACCGGGTCTTGGCCGTGCTTTCCCCCCGATGTCTCTGACTGAGGCCGGCCCGTTCACTCCCATGGGGGCGGACGGTTGGCAGATCGGCTCGCCGTCCGACGCCGAGAAACAGTTTTCCCGCTGCGCCACAAAGCTCCGAGCTCTGCGAGCAGAGTCCGGACAACTCAGAGAGGAGCTCAACCTGCTGTTTGACCAGCTGCTGTCcgaaaactacaacaaaacttTCTACCCCAATATCAACATCCGACCAGAGGTAACAGATATTCTGTGGTATTGTAGAGACGCTTGTCGTAACTCGTGATACTGAAAAACTTCAACAATTAGCCCCTGAACTTGCTGGTAAACGTTCAGGTTTACATGGTGCCATTGTAACATAGACAggaacaaacacagcaacagcagccaaaCCTAGATCCATATAAACCTAATGTGTCTGTCTGAAACTGGTAATGTCATGCAAACTTAAGTAGTGTGCATTAACTTTGTTCACATACACTCACCGAGCACTTCATCACAAACACCATATTAATACTGGGtagttcctccctttgctctcgAAACAACCTCACTTCTATGAGTCAAAATGTTGGAGgttttcctttgagattctggcccattttttgggcagtttttgcctttattcggATATGGACTGTGAGTGTTTTTAGCAATATTCTGAGTAAAGAAAATCCCAGCAGATaagcagtttcagaaatacttgAACCAGCCTGTCTGCTATTaatggctgattggataattgtaTGAATAAGTAGgcgttcctaataaagtgctcattGAGTGCATGTGAAAATGCTACCTGCTTTTACTCACTGGTGTGCCTTAACGTCCTAGTGGGCCCCAGGTCAAAAAAAGACTTGGGTACTTATTGCCCCCTGCTACACATGGCAGTGTTGTTATTTCCCCAGACACCCTGAATTATACAGGTGGACTGGAGCTGAAATGGCTGGTTGATGAAGCGATTAGTTGGTTGACAGAAAGTTCATTGGCAATTATGGGTTAGTTgcaaatattatatttgtaaattaaatatctttgagttttatactgttgatcagacaaaacaagacatttgaagaaatCTCTCTATactattttcaaaaatgttatatcctaaatgatgaatttattataaattaataaagaaTCAGACCCATAAATAGAgattgaaaataattgttagtttgTATTAGTGTCAAGCTTCTACGCATTCAGCTAAATCAACATGTATGATATCCAGGATTATACTTTGTGACCTCACCTTGTCACCACAGTAGCATCACAACTGtgtcacaaaactttacaggtgtgtaatTGAGATTGTAAAAATGAAGGCCTAGTTCGGCTGAGTACTCATATCTTCAATATGTTGACGGGTGTCAcggctggtgtgatcccatcacaaaATATTCTCTAATCATGTTTTCGATGCTGTGAAAGAAATTCTTGGTCGTGTTGAATctcttcatttccatttcaggACGTGTGTACTCTGCTGAAACATGCCAGCTGTCTTGTGCCGCTGAGTCAAGAACATTTAGTCATCAAACTCTGCCAGCTAATACACCATCTTCTCAATCAGCTAAAGGTAACAACAACTAGCCTTTAGCAACAGCAGAGCTCAGCCTACACATCCACCAATGTGCTGActaggttttcttttttattttgttctcactgatttttgtttttaaggtAATAATGGACGAGCTGACATTGGATGTATTGGTGAACTATACCGCCAGTGCATTGAAAATGTGCAGTACATGGACACACTCGGATGTCCTCTTGGCACTCTCCACAGTAGTGTATGGGAATGGACCTCAGTGCCACCAGGTGGGTATTTGTACAAGCTTTCTGAAAGTGTGTTGTAATTAAAGATAACTATTGAAAGTTTACATTGATTTTTCTCATTCACAGCACCTCAGTGACTTACTGGGTGAAAATGGAGTGCTTTTGCTGTATAGTGCTCCATCTCAGCCAAATATGGAATTACGGCGCGTTGCGCTCACCTGTATGgccaacatctgtctcaggtaAGCTTTAGCATCCTTATAAATTTAGCCAGCTAGTTTGAGGACTGCGTGAAAACATGGACATGGTGTCTCTGATCTGATTTCTGAAGACGTGTTTTAAAACTTGAGAGTTAGGGTTTATCAATCTAGGAGCCAGAAGGAATGAATATGGACATTCGGGTGGAGCTAAGGTGAAACAAGCAAACTAATCCTAATACTAAATATCTTCTTAGTCTAATAATCATTTTCAATATCCCCATCTGTATCTTCGTATTATACTCCATcaaaaacagagtgaaagtCACCAAACACCAGTAGGCTTGAGAAGTGGCAGTGAAAGCTTGTAGCCTTGTGGaggacagctgctgttttcagcttGGATTCACAACTGTCACAGTTGTGTTACATTCCAGTGAGAGCCCAGTATCatggcaaaaatatcaaaactttaGGGAAACTTCTCAAAACTGCTACTGCAGTATAATCCGTTACTTCCCTGATCACTCAAATATGAATGTGTTCAAGAAAACTCTTGTTTGGTTCTCAAATACATGTTTTCCTTAAAGGTAACAGagcactactactactactagtactcCAAGAATAATGTCCAAAATCTGTTCATTTAGGATGTTTATTTGCATTCCGGGTCACAAATTGGCTTTTGTATTGTAGTGTTTTCTGACTAGATGCTCCTTCTTCTTGGTCCTTACTTTCTTGGTTGTTTCGCTCCAGGATTCCTGGTCAGCCACCTCTGGATGATCAATACAGAAGTGTATGTTTCAGAGTCTTCCTGCAAACACTGCAGTCACCCAAACCTCCCAACACAGATGAGCTCTTCTACTGCATGGTATGGATAATTTGTGTGATGTAACAAACATTTGAATGGGGAGAAATGCATTCAGTCATAGCTGATCCATTCCTGTCCCTGTCCCCTCTGTGCAGGTGATCCAGGCAGCTCTGAAGGGACTTCAGTGTTGTCTCTCAGGTGGGAAGTGGAAATTTGGCGGCGGGGAGGAGCTTGGATCTGTACTTGCCACAATGAAGGTGCAAAACTCTGCCACAGTTGCAGATTTTTCTATGGCTTTATCATTTTTGTTCCCTTTTCAGTAACTGACGTTGTGTGACAGTTTATATTTTGGTAAGAAACTAGAGATTTGTGCATGTATTCTACAGAGGCTCATGTTCCAGGGAGCTCCAGGTGTGAGCGTCGAGTGGCCGGCTGCGCTTTACCCAGCACCTCTTCCCCAGTATGAGGGTCTCTCTGCACCAAAACCTTCTGACCCACCAAAGGATGCAGCTGTGCAAGGCAAAGCCTCAGGGGTAAGACAAGCCATCATTTTTGTTGGACTCACTTATTGTAAGAACCACATTCAAATCTGTTTAATCTCTCCTaagaataaaaagaggaaatccAGAGGAAAGGGGAAGAAGACGAGCGCtgaggagagcagaggggatgatggagaggaggatgatAGAGAGGCTGTGTCTGCACTTCAGAaaagagggggaagagagggaggcagaggggagggagagtCCTTCTCTAAACCCTCTGCCACATCTCTCTACCCGTCCTGGAAGCGAAACAGTTCTGACTCCGAGTTTTCTGACTCGGAGGGCAATGCACAGAGCAAATTAAGGTACAGAAAGAAActgccatccatccatacatccatacacacatgcatgtttgttttttttgtttgtttgtctttttaaagcCATTTCCTACGAAGTTACAAGTTACATTTGAGGAACAAAATGAACTTTATGTCTTCTAAaagttttacatgttttaagtATGTCATGAAAGTTTTTCCTAGTGTCAGTTAATGTTAACAGCAAAAGCAGACACAGTTTGTTACACTGACTGAACGAGTGAGAAATCCTGAGGCCTGCGGTATTTATCTCTTTCAGACTTTACCATGGTCGTGTGCGACAGGGAGCTCTGCACTGTTTACTAGCAGTGGTGAAAGGTGTTGAAAAGCGGACCCTGTACGGGTACTGGTCTTCATTCATCCCTGAATCTCCTGTCGGGGGACCACCACCTCTCACCCTGATCACAATTATACTGAAGGACCCATTGCCAAAGGTACAACATAACTTCACTCATGTTATAATTCTCCTCCACATGTATGACCGTAACAtctacctctcctctctctcaggtaCGTGCGTGTGCGCTTCAGGTATTGTCGGCCATGCTGGATGGCTCGCGTCAGTTCCTGGCTGTGGCTGAAGATACGGCGTCTCCTCGTACATCTTACACCCCTTTCTCCTTCTCACTGGCTACTGCTGTCAGAGAACTGCACCGTGCTCTCAGTCTGGCTCTGCTGGCTGAGACCGCCCCTCAGACGCTCACACAGGTCATAAAGGTACGATAACTTAACACTTGGTAAACACAGCTTACTTATCATGTGTGATTCCACCTTTGCCTGCTGAAAGAGTAATGGGGAAGTGTGCTGATTTTACTGTTGAcagttgagttgcattgtgggtaatgtaggcactAGGTTTtgataaggaaaaaaaacagacatctcTTGTTCTCCCACAACGATTTTTTCCAGTGTCAGTCCAACATTGTCGTGGAGGTTGGCAGAGTACAATTTTAACAACAGCTACAGGTTTAAAGAGTTTCACCAGTTCCACTTTAACAAGACAAGCAATGAACAAACTAAAAGTGAAGCCATGTTGGCTGCCCACAAACGTTAACACTTGGTCCATTTATGCACTTATGATGACAACTGTTTTTTCCAAGGTCAAGCATGAATTGTCAAGCTCCGCCTTGCTTTCCGTACGTTTTGATCCGCACCATGTACAGGAAAGTTTAGAGGTTGACCCAAATCATAATTATTCATCCTCTGCACAAtaggaataaaaatgatcaatataTTTCACTCTGGACCGAAAGGGGAAATGATTCAAAGATATTGCCACATAATAATTGCACCCTCCAGATTTAGACCTTAAAACAGAATGAGCCtaaaacaaactgctgacaTAGTGCCCAGCTCTCACATGTAGGTTTATTATTCTAACAGCCTATCTCCTCCTTTCCTGGGTGTTAGTGTCTGGCCTATCTGGTGGCCAACGCTCCCTACCATCGTCTCAGACCTGGTCTGCTCAGCCCGCTCTGGAAGCAGATGCGTCCTTATGTGCGCCACAGAGGTCTGTATTTTGTCAGCACTCTAAAATAACAGGTCAGTAAATTGTGCTTCTTTTAAAACCACTGCGCTCTGTCTGTAGATGTGAATGTGCGTGTGTCGGTCCTGACACTTTACGGGGCTCTGGTGACGACTCAGGCTCCTCTCCCTGAggtgcagctcctcctccgacAGCCGGACAGCGGCAGCGGCTCCTTCACGCCTCAAGACTCGGCTCTCAGCTGGAGACAAAGAGACGGAGTGTCCTCTCCCTGTCGCACACCAGTCACACCCTCCCAGCGCagctcgcacacacactccccctaCGTTCCTCGCACACCGGCGGAGGAGGACAGCTCACCGCcgtggctgctgcagctgtgtgtgtcgcTGGTCACTCAGCCCAGAGAGGACCAGTCTGACAGCGAGGGAGCGGGAACAGGAGGAGGTGCTGTGTTGGAGCCCTCCCCTGTCCGACTAGAAGCTCTACAGGTGAAAGATAGTGGGTGAGATAGAAACCACAAAAGAAAACCTCAGTTAGACATTTTTGAAATCTGAAcgtgagtttttttttgttttttttcaaagtgtgtCTTGTATCACTGTGTTTCAGGTCCTGTCCCACCTGGTACGTGGCTACTTCTCTCTAGCCCAAGCATGTCTGTGTGAGATCGGGCAGGTGAGCGCACGCTGCCTCGGGGAGACAGACCCCTCCATACAACTGCACGGAGCAAAGGTAAGGCCCTGTATTTCTTCTGAtggagtaaataaaaaaaaaatttcacataTTTAGAAATGACATAAGTAACAACCAGGCAGTGATATCTGTGTCATCAACTTTTGTCTAGTTACTAGAGGAGCTGGGGACAGGAATCATCCAGCAGTACAGAGCAGAGAACAATGTGCCTGAGAGTTCGAGGGTCCCCATGAGCCAAGTACGTACACACTGTCTTTATACGATTATCAGGCTAAACTTGTTTTAATTAGTTAAGAGACACTTATTTCctactgctgtttgtttcctttttattgtgttagattctttcctctttcattcaGGTGATGTATTGATGAAAGACACCATGAGGTGtgtgaaaatttaaattttaagttGCTTTCATTTCATACATATCTGTACATGATATAGGTGGTCCAGTTTTGGTCAGAAGTGTTGAGCGGTCCGCTGAACGGAGCGCTGCAGAATGAACAACATCCCATGCTGCAGACGAGCGCCTGCGACACGCTCTCCTCCATCCTGCCGCAGGCCTTCGCACAGCTGCCTGTGAGTTTCACTACGATTGAGCTCTGTCTGTTCCCACACTGGAATCTGTCATGTGTGATGTGTAACATTGTTTTCAGGAAAAGACCCAGCTGATGTGCATCACCGTGCTGCTGGGGCTGACCTACAGTGAAAACTATTTGGTGAAGACTGCGGCTGTCAGGGCTCTGGGAGTCTACATCCTGTTCCCCTGTCTGAGAGAGGTAAGGAGGCAACCATGAGCATACTGAGCATCaagtaaaatctttaaaattcTGTCAAGAGATTTACGTCTGGAAAAACTGCAGAACAGCAAACATGTTTCAGACGTACAAGGATCTGCTCTGAGGTTGTGGTATCTTTTTCAGGATGTGATGTTCGTGGCAGATACAGCAAACACGATCCTCGCCGCCCTTGATGATCGATCTCCAAACGTCCGTGCCAAGGCTGCCTGGTCGCTAGGGAATCTCACAGACACACTTATTGTCAATATGTAAGAAAGCATACAGAGTGCTGAGATGAAGCTTTAGAAATCATACTGTAATCTCCTTTATAATGGTATATTAACATAATCTAATGGTGAATCCATTTAAAGCATTGATCCCTCACttatctttcaaaataaaactttactttCTTTCATCATGTcattaacaaagaaaatgttttgagatCAACTGATATTGATAAAAAGCAGTGTGATATAGTATTCAAGCTATACTGTATAATCTGTCCGTAgctgtgtttaatttgtttatctGCTGTCTCTATGT
Coding sequences within:
- the heatr6 gene encoding HEAT repeat-containing protein 6 isoform X1, producing the protein MAAQTGLSAPGLGRAFPPMSLTEAGPFTPMGADGWQIGSPSDAEKQFSRCATKLRALRAESGQLREELNLLFDQLLSENYNKTFYPNINIRPEDVCTLLKHASCLVPLSQEHLVIKLCQLIHHLLNQLKVIMDELTLDVLVNYTASALKMCSTWTHSDVLLALSTVVYGNGPQCHQHLSDLLGENGVLLLYSAPSQPNMELRRVALTCMANICLRIPGQPPLDDQYRSVCFRVFLQTLQSPKPPNTDELFYCMVIQAALKGLQCCLSGGKWKFGGGEELGSVLATMKRLMFQGAPGVSVEWPAALYPAPLPQYEGLSAPKPSDPPKDAAVQGKASGVRQAIIFVGLTYCKNHIQICLISPKNKKRKSRGKGKKTSAEESRGDDGEEDDREAVSALQKRGGREGGRGEGESFSKPSATSLYPSWKRNSSDSEFSDSEGNAQSKLRLYHGRVRQGALHCLLAVVKGVEKRTLYGYWSSFIPESPVGGPPPLTLITIILKDPLPKVRACALQVLSAMLDGSRQFLAVAEDTASPRTSYTPFSFSLATAVRELHRALSLALLAETAPQTLTQVIKCLAYLVANAPYHRLRPGLLSPLWKQMRPYVRHRDVNVRVSVLTLYGALVTTQAPLPEVQLLLRQPDSGSGSFTPQDSALSWRQRDGVSSPCRTPVTPSQRSSHTHSPYVPRTPAEEDSSPPWLLQLCVSLVTQPREDQSDSEGAGTGGGAVLEPSPVRLEALQVLSHLVRGYFSLAQACLCEIGQVSARCLGETDPSIQLHGAKLLEELGTGIIQQYRAENNVPESSRVPMSQVVQFWSEVLSGPLNGALQNEQHPMLQTSACDTLSSILPQAFAQLPEKTQLMCITVLLGLTYSENYLVKTAAVRALGVYILFPCLREDVMFVADTANTILAALDDRSPNVRAKAAWSLGNLTDTLIVNMESVGVDFQEELSDMLLLKMLQAATRASADKDRVKCNAVRALGNLLHFLRQSQLTRSAFQRPLEEAVRALVKTVQSEATMKVRWNACYALGNAFRNPALPLDSALWSCDAFSSLCHVVTSCKNFKVRIKSAAALAVPARRGCYGDTKRFSCVWHSLATALENSEDTNDFLEYRYSASLRHTLSQALLHLLSVSQPHDMPALGASLAGEEGRGIKGHLIRYLRAEEGGGEGAEGEKDTGGDGFNPQQRIGRLQQTLIRLKELKAEGEGRGEEERGKEVVVSFLEDLLKTCEEL
- the heatr6 gene encoding HEAT repeat-containing protein 6 isoform X2, producing the protein MAAQTGLSAPGLGRAFPPMSLTEAGPFTPMGADGWQIGSPSDAEKQFSRCATKLRALRAESGQLREELNLLFDQLLSENYNKTFYPNINIRPEDVCTLLKHASCLVPLSQEHLVIKLCQLIHHLLNQLKVIMDELTLDVLVNYTASALKMCSTWTHSDVLLALSTVVYGNGPQCHQHLSDLLGENGVLLLYSAPSQPNMELRRVALTCMANICLRIPGQPPLDDQYRSVCFRVFLQTLQSPKPPNTDELFYCMVIQAALKGLQCCLSGGKWKFGGGEELGSVLATMKRLMFQGAPGVSVEWPAALYPAPLPQYEGLSAPKPSDPPKDAAVQGKASGNKKRKSRGKGKKTSAEESRGDDGEEDDREAVSALQKRGGREGGRGEGESFSKPSATSLYPSWKRNSSDSEFSDSEGNAQSKLRLYHGRVRQGALHCLLAVVKGVEKRTLYGYWSSFIPESPVGGPPPLTLITIILKDPLPKVRACALQVLSAMLDGSRQFLAVAEDTASPRTSYTPFSFSLATAVRELHRALSLALLAETAPQTLTQVIKCLAYLVANAPYHRLRPGLLSPLWKQMRPYVRHRDVNVRVSVLTLYGALVTTQAPLPEVQLLLRQPDSGSGSFTPQDSALSWRQRDGVSSPCRTPVTPSQRSSHTHSPYVPRTPAEEDSSPPWLLQLCVSLVTQPREDQSDSEGAGTGGGAVLEPSPVRLEALQVLSHLVRGYFSLAQACLCEIGQVSARCLGETDPSIQLHGAKLLEELGTGIIQQYRAENNVPESSRVPMSQVVQFWSEVLSGPLNGALQNEQHPMLQTSACDTLSSILPQAFAQLPEKTQLMCITVLLGLTYSENYLVKTAAVRALGVYILFPCLREDVMFVADTANTILAALDDRSPNVRAKAAWSLGNLTDTLIVNMESVGVDFQEELSDMLLLKMLQAATRASADKDRVKCNAVRALGNLLHFLRQSQLTRSAFQRPLEEAVRALVKTVQSEATMKVRWNACYALGNAFRNPALPLDSALWSCDAFSSLCHVVTSCKNFKVRIKSAAALAVPARRGCYGDTKRFSCVWHSLATALENSEDTNDFLEYRYSASLRHTLSQALLHLLSVSQPHDMPALGASLAGEEGRGIKGHLIRYLRAEEGGGEGAEGEKDTGGDGFNPQQRIGRLQQTLIRLKELKAEGEGRGEEERGKEVVVSFLEDLLKTCEEL